Proteins encoded by one window of Campylobacteraceae bacterium:
- a CDS encoding DUF2721 domain-containing protein, giving the protein MILDISTPALLFPAISLLLLAYTNRFLTTGQLIRGLTKNSNKGKIEQVTRQIFNLKNRIELIKWMQLFGAFSLLLCTFSMFFLFFQYDYYGKIVFVLSLLAMCISLIITMIEISISSIALNIELEGIQNNCNNYKK; this is encoded by the coding sequence ATTTCTTTACTATTATTAGCCTATACCAACAGATTTTTAACAACAGGGCAATTAATTAGAGGCTTAACAAAGAATTCAAATAAAGGTAAAATAGAACAAGTTACAAGACAAATTTTTAATTTAAAAAATAGAATTGAACTAATAAAATGGATGCAACTTTTTGGTGCATTTTCTTTATTATTATGCACTTTTTCAATGTTTTTTTTATTTTTCCAATACGATTATTATGGAAAAATAGTTTTTGTTTTATCTTTATTAGCTATGTGTATTTCATTAATAATTACAATGATAGAAATTTCTATATCTTCAATTGCTTTAAATATTGAATTAGAGGGTATTCAAAATAATTGTAATAATTACAAAAAATAA